The Neisseria subflava DNA window AGTTTTCAGACGGCCTTCTGTATCGTTGACACTTGGAAACTCAATCACACCGTTTTGCATATTCGCCATCCAAAAACGGCTGACCAATTCGGGCTTTCCGGTTTCTTCGGGATAGCCAAAACTATGGAACATCAGGCCAAAATCCAAATTATCGATTTCATCGTAAAACCCTTCGCCTTCGCCGAAAGTGCACGGCTCGACATAGCCTTGGCAATCGCGCGTGCCGAGAAAAATATCCTGCCGCCCGCCACGTTCCAACATTCTTTTGGCAATGGCGATATGTTTGCCGAAATTGCGGTCGCCTGCCAACTCTTCCCAATGCTCATTCCATTCAAAATGGGCTTCCACTTGGTATTCCACGTCCTGCAAAAAGGTGTAAATCGCCAAAGTGTTGCTGCCGTTCCAATCCAGCGGCTTGGTGGATTTGCTTTGGGTGCGGATGGGTTTCATCACGCGGATGCGGTCGATAC harbors:
- the cas5c gene encoding type I-C CRISPR-associated protein Cas5c, producing the protein MDSKISFRVWGRQALFTDPVTKIGGEKFSYQVPTYEAIKGIVKSIYWKPTLIWRIDRIRVMKPIRTQSKSTKPLDWNGSNTLAIYTFLQDVEYQVEAHFEWNEHWEELAGDRNFGKHIAIAKRMLERGGRQDIFLGTRDCQGYVEPCTFGEGEGFYDEIDNLDFGLMFHSFGYPEETGKPELVSRFWMANMQNGVIEFPSVNDTEGRLKTRFIRKMQPEKPFKRGENVKPVEDEAKEIEL